The Qipengyuania oceanensis genome includes the window CACGAGACGGTCTTCTTCGACGACATGCCGCGCAATGTCGACGGCGCGAAAGCGGCCGGCATGCATGCCTTCCTGTTTACCGACGCAGCGCAGGCGGAGCGCGACCTGGCAACACTGGGAGTGCAGGTTTGACGGCCCGCTTCAGGCAGGAATTCGTCGCCGAGCCGCAGCACATCGACGAGCTCGGCCACGTCAACAACACAGTCTGGGTCGGCTGGGTGCAGGACATGGCGACCGCGCACTGGCAGGCCGCCGCAGATGCAGAACATCGCGAGCGCTTCTTCTGGGTCGTGATCCGCCACGAGATCGATTATCGCGGCAATATCGGGCCCGGCGAAACGGTGACCGGTGAAACCTGGATCGAAGGCGGGCCGAAAGGCGCCAAGTCGCTGCGGCGGGTCGATTTTCGCGATTCCGAAGGCCGCCTGATCGTCTCTGCCGCTACCACCTGGGCGATGCTCGAGCGCGAGAGCCAGCGCCTCGCGCGGGTGCGCCCGGAAATTCTCGCCCCTTTCCAATAGCCTCGCCGCGACCTCGGCGCGATGTCGCGTTGTGGACATCTTTTGTGATGGTTTGTCACATATCCGTCATGCACGGCGCATAGAGGCGACCCCGAAACGTCACAAATGACATCAGGCGGGGTACCGACACATGAAATTCCCGATTACGAGCGCGGTGGTGGCCGTTGCGGTTGCAAGTGGCTGGGCGCTTCCCGCCCAGGCGCAGGACGCCGACAGCGCGGCCGTGCAGCAGGAACTTGCCGAGATGCGCGCGATGATGGCCCGCATGGCCGCCCGCATCGATACGCTGGAAGGCGAATTGGCGCAGGCCGAGGCGAAGGCCGACGCGGCGCAGACCAGCGCCGGCGAAGCAGTCGCAAGCGCGGCCGCAGCACAGGAAACCGCGTCCAAGGCTCCGTCGATTGCATGGAAGGGCGCCCCGCTGATCGAGGGCGAGGGTGGCTGGAGCTTCAAGCCGCGCGGGCGCCTGATGTACGACGTCGGCTTCAGCAGCGCGCCGTCTTCGACCGGGCGTGCCGACGGTTTCGGCAACGAGGCGCGCCGCGCCCGTCTGGGCGTCGAGGGCGATATCCCCGGCGGCTTCGGCTACAAGTTCGAGCTCGATTTCGCCGGCGGCGAGGTCGATGCGACCGACGCGTACCTCTCCTACGGCGATGGCCCGATCGAGGTGATCGTCGGCCAGCACAACAACTTCCAGTCGCTCGACGAGCTGACCAGCAGCCTGCATTCGAGCTTCATCGAGCGGGCCGCCTTCACCGACGCCTTCGGCTTCGAGCGCCGGGTCGGCGCTTCGGTGACATACAAGCAGGGCATCGTCCTCGCGCAGGCGGGCCTCTTCACCGACAACATCAACGACACGTCGAGCAAGAACCGCGGCGCGGATGCCCGGCTGGTGCTGATGCCCAAGATGGGCGACGCGCAGCTCCACCTCGGTGGCTCGGTCCATTACAACGACCTCGACGATCCGGCGGCGAGCGTGCGCTACCGCCAGCGACCTTTCGTCCACTTCACCTCGGAGCGCTTCGTCAACACCGGCAATCTCGCCGCTGCGAGCGAGACCGGCTACGGCCTCGAGGGCGCCGTCATCGCCGGGCCGTTCCACGCCGCGGCGGAAGGGTTCTGGCAACAGGTCTCGCGCCCCGGCGCGCTGTCCGATCCGACCTTCTTCGGCGGCTATGCGGAAGTCGGCTACTTCCTGACTTCGGGCGACAGCCGCGGCTACAAGAGCGGCAAGTTCGACCGCGTGAAGCCCGCCAACCCGGTCGGCAAGGGCGGCTTCGGTTCGGTCCAGGTCAACCTGCGCTACGACTATCTCGATCTCAACGATGCCGGCATTACCGGCGGCATCCAGAACGCCTACCAAGCCTCGCTGATCTGGAAGCCGACCGACTACGTCCTGTTCAGCCTCAACTACGGCAAGCAGGCCTACGACGACGCGGTCTATGCCGCGGCCGGCGGCGACACCTCCTACAGTGTCGATGCCTTCGGTGCGCGCGCCCAGGTCGACTTCTGATCGCCTGTCACGTTTGTGTCATGAACCGCGCCTAATCGCGCATGCATCCATCCAACGGGGAATACGAAAAATGAAACTCTTCAAATCCGCCTGCTTCGCTGCCGTCGCCACCCTGGCGCTTGCCGGTTGCGGCGAGAATTCGGCTGGCGGCGGCGCGCGCGATTCGATCCGTGCGGTCGGCTCGTCGACGGTCTATCCCTTTGCCAAGAACGTCGCCGAAAGCTTCGTGCGCTCGCACCCCGACTACAAGTCGCCGATCATCGAATCGATCGGTTCGGGCGCAGGCATCGCCGAATTCTGCAAGGGCGTCGGTGCCAACACCGCCGACATCGCCAATGCCTCGCGCCGGATGAAGGCGAGCGAGTTCGCCGACTGCCAGGCCAATGGCGTCAATGAAATCGTCGAAATCCAGGTCGGCCTCGACGGTATCGCGCTCGCTTCGGCCAAGGGCGGGATCGACATGGCTCTCACTCCCGAGCTCGTCTACAAGGCGCTGGCCGCCCGTCCGTTCGGCAAGGAACAGATCGCCAAGACCTGGAAGGACGTCGATCCCTCGTTCCCGGCCACCCCGATCCTCGTCTACGGCCCGCCGTCGACCTCCGGCACGCGCGACGCGCTCAAGGAGCTGATCCTCGAGGCAGGCTGCAAGACCGATCCGGCCACCGCGGCGCTCAAGGACAGCAACGAGGACGAGTTCAAGAAGGTCTGCACCGAAGTGCGTTCGGACGGCGCCTACGTCGACCAGGGCGAGCAGGACAACCTCATCGTCCAGAAGATCGAAGGCAATCCGAACGCCGTTGGCATCTTCGGCTACAGCTATCTCGAAGAGAACGCCGACAAGGTCCACGGCCTGACGATGAACGGGGTCGAGCCGACCTACGAGAACATCGCCAGCTTTGAATATCCGGGTGCGCGCCCGCTGTTCATGTACGTCAAGAAGGCGCATCTCGACGCCATTCCGGGCCTCAAGGAGTTCCTCGCAGAGTGGACGACGATGTGGTCGAAGGACGGCCCGCTCGCCAAGATCGGCCTGGTCGCTTCGCCCGATGACGTGATGGCCAAGAACCAGGCTGCCGCGACGCAGTTCACCACGCTCGATGGCAGCGAACTGAAGTAAGCCTGCGATCCGCCCCGGCGGAATGCAGCATCAAGAAAAAGGGCCGCTCCGTCAGTGCGACGGGGCGGCCCTTCTCGTTTGGGCAGGTGAGCCGGGTCAGAAGGTGACCGTGCCCCGGACGTAAAGGAAGCGGCCGCTGAACCCGAACGGCGAGAGCGAGGAATAGGGCAGGAAGCTGTTGTTCGTGCCGAAGTTCACCCCGTCGACCACGCCGACCGGCAGGCGGTCCGGATATTCGTCGAGCAGGTTGTTCGCGCCAACCGCCAGCTCGAAGAAGTCGGTCGGCTTCACCCGTGCCTCGAGGTCGACGACCCATTTCGGGCTCAGTTCGATGTCACCCGGCGCCTCGCCCGCAGGCACGCTGATGTCGTTGCGGATCTGCGGATTGGCGTCGGACGAAGCCAGGCCGTTCAGCGTCGCGGTGGTGACGCCATCGGCCAGCAGGATCTTGCCGTAGCGGTTCGCATTGACCGTGAGGCCGAACGGCCCGTTGTCGAGCGAGGCCCCCAGGTTCAGCTTGTTGCTCGGCTGACCGTCGGTCAGGCGCAAGCTTTCCTGCCGGGCGAACAGGCGGTTGGCGGTAAAGCCGCTGAAATCGCGCCGGTCGGTGATCTTGGTGTCGTTGATGTTAAAACCGACGTTGAGGCGCAGCGTGCCGATCCCGAATTCGGGGACACGGTAGCTGCCGACGATGTCGAGGCCCTGTGTCCGCGTGTCGATCCCGTTGATGAAGAACCGACCCGAAGTGCCGACCACGCCGGCGTTCTGCAGGATCTGCTCCACGTCGGCACCCTGCAGGTTCTCCGTCAGGACGATGCGGTCGTTGATCTCGATATTGTAGTAGTCGGCGGTGATGCTCAGCCCCGGGACCATGGTGAAGACCACGCCGGCGCTGAGGTTGAGCGATTCCTCGGGCTCGAGCGGCTGCGAACCGAGCGCGATCGCGATCGGCGAACCGACCGGGAAGGTCCCGACTTCGATCAGCTGACCGCCGACGTTGTTGGTCGAAGTGGTCGAGAAATACTGCTGGGCCATGCCGGGTGCACGGAAACCGGTCGATGCCGAGCCGCGGATGCCCAGCCCGTCGATCGGCTCGAAGCGCGCGGCCACCTTGCCGTTGATCGTGCTGCCGAAGTCCGAGAAGTGCTCGTAACGGCCCGCGACCTGGATGTTGAACATGTCCGACAGGTCGGTGTCGAGCTCGGCGTAGACCGCGTAACTGTCACGCGATTCGTCGATCGCCGTGCTCGGCGAGAAGCCCGGGAAGACCTGTGCGCCGGGGGCCGAGGCAGGTGTCGTGAAGGCGAACGGCCCGGCGACGTAGCTCTGCAGTTCGCCCGCAACGATCTTGTAGTTCTCGTTGCGCCATTCGGCACCGAGCGCGAGCGAGGAATCGCCGATGCCCAGGTTGATGTCGCGCTGCGCGTCGAAATTGACCGCCGTCTGGCCCGCACGCAGGCCGCCGGCGTTGAAATTGCGCTTGCTGACATCGCCGCCGAGCGAGGCGTTCCAGCTGTTCGACACGCCGTAATCCAGACGGTTCGAACCGTAGCCGATCGAGAGGTCGAGGTTCCATCCTGCGGCATCGCCGCGGACGCCAAAAGTGCCCGCGACATCCTCGATCGTGCTGTCGATCTGCGGCAGGAAGCCGTCGGGGTAGTAGGGCACCCCGCCGTTGGCGAGGTCGCGGTTACGGGTATCGAGCGATCGGCGGTAGAAGCCGGTGCCGTTGCCGTCGCGGATGCCGTAGCTGCCGAAGCTGTAGAGCTCCCAGTCGGCGCCGAGGTCCATCCCGGCGTTGACGAAGAAGTTGAACGCTTGCGATTCGCCGTCGCCATAACGGTGGCTGAAACGGTCGAAACTGGTTTCGCGCGGGTCGCCCGTGCCCGAATACTGGCGACGCAGGTCGGGGCCGGACCGGTTGGTCGGCGAACGGTCGACATATTCGGCGGTGAAATTGAGATAGCCGCCGACGCCGACCGGCAGACCGATGTTGGTGCCGATCGTCCAGGTTTCGCCGTCGCGGCGCTTGCGCTCCTCGTCGCTGAAGACGATGTTCGGATTGTCGCTCGCGCCGGTTGTCGGAGAGACGCTGGCGATCTCGAACACGTCTTCCATCGTGGTGCGGTACTTGCCGTAGGACGCGCGGGCGATCCCGCCTTCGCTCTTCTTGAGCTGGATGTTGATCACCCCGGCAATCGCGTCGGATCCGTAAAGCGACGAGGCGCCGTCGCGCAGCACTTCGATGCGGCCGATCGCCAGCGGCGGGATGGCATTCATGTCGACGCCCGCCGAACCGCGACCGATCGAGCCGTTGAGGTTGAGCAGCGAGGAGATGTGGCGGCGCTTGCCGTTGACCAGCACGAGCACCTGGTCGGGCGCGAGGCCACGCAGGGTCGCCGGACGCAGCGAGTCCGTACCGTCGGTCAGCGAGGGCTGGGGGAAGTTGAACGAGGGAACGAGATTGTTGAGCAACCTGTTCGTTTCGGTGGTTCCTTGCTGGAGCAGGGCATCGGATGAGATGACGTCGATCGGGACCGAGCTTTCGGCCACGGTGCGATCGGTCCGGCGGGTACCGGTGACGATGATCTGCTGTTCGGGCACGGCTTCGCCGGCTTCGCTGGCGCCGTCGATTTCCTGCGCCAGCGCGGGCTGGGCGAATGATGCCAGGCCGACGCCGCTGGCGGCCGCGAGCAGATAAGTCTTGAAACGCATAACCATTTCCTCCGCATGGTATGAACCGCGCGAGGATGGCCACTTGCGTCTCAAAAGATAAGCGTCACCGCCACTTGAACAGCATTATTTCACCGACTGTAACTTCTCCGTCACAATGCTGCGCGGATCACTTTGCGGCAGCTTCCGCCAGTCCCCGCGTGATCTGGTCGCCGACTGCTTCCCGCAGCGCCGCGCATTCCCGCACGACTGCCAGCGAACGATCGAGATCGAGCTGGCCGCTGCCCTGGCTGGCGATGAAGGGTGTCAGCGCGGCCTGGACCGCTTCCGCTTCGCTGGCGCTGCAGAACCCGCCGCCCAGCCCGAACATCTGGTTGCCGAAGCCGGAGAACCAGTCGGCCACGGTGTCGAAGTTCGCCACCGCGTAGTCGAAGGTCGCCTGCCGCGTGGCGGGTGAGCCGAGGAGCGGGAACAGCGTGTAGATCTTCTCGAGGCTGTTGAGCTTGGGATTGTCGGTCAGGCCGAAGACGTAGGGCGCGAGGTCCGGGCGATCGATGCCGCCCAGTGCCTGCACCCCCGCCTGCCGGAAGCGCGAGTCCGTGCTGGCGAGAACCGCTTCGAACAGGCGCTGCGAAGCCGGCTGGCCGCCTTGCTGTACGTAAGCCGAGAAAGCCTGCGCCTGGTATGCCGGGTCGAGCGCATCGGCGTCTCCGGCGAGCGACGCTGCAGCTGCCGCGGCGAGCTTGTCGCGCAGAGCCTCATCCTCGCCGGAGCCGAAAAGGAAAGCGACCAGGCGCTGGCGGAGCGAGGACACTTCGGGATCTTCGCTCGCGTAGGCACCGCGCGAGAAATCGGTGCCGAGGCTCGCCAGCCGCTCGGAGTAGAGCGAGCGGATGAAGGCGGCGTAGTTCTTGCGATCCTGTGCCGTCATCAGCCGGTTCTTGAGGCTCGACAGCTTGCCGGGGATGAAGGCGGCGACATCTGCTTCCGGGTGGGCTGCAAGGACTCTCGCCGTAGCGAGAACCTGGCTGAAATCGGTCGCGCCGGCCATGAAGCCGGCATAGGCGCTGTCGGCAACCGCCAGTGCTTCGCGCGCGGGCAGGCCGGGGGCAGCCGCGATCAGCCGGCTCCAGTCCTGTTCGGGCAGCGCGAAACGGTAATAGCCGTTGCCTCCGGCGTTGGGCATCAGATACGCGCCCTTGCCCACGTCGAAGCCGGGCAGATCCCCGCTCTTGCCGTCGAGCAAGGTGCATTCCTGCTTGATCCCGTTGCTCGCGCAGACCGGGATGATCCACTGCGACATGCTTTCGCGCTCGACCCCGATCGGCGTGAAGTGCGATTGGGCGATTGCATATCCGTCGCCCTTGCGGGTCACGGTAACCAGGGGCACGCCGCGCTGGCTGGTGAAGCTCTGGAACGCGGGAACGATGCGCGGGTCGTCCGACACGCTGCCGATCGAGTCGTAGAATTCCTCGGCCGTGGCATTGCCCCAGGCGAACCGCTGCAAGTGTCGGCGGACGCCCGCTTGGAAGGCCTGTTCGCCGAGGTAGCTTTCGAACATGCCGAGGACGTGGCCGCCCTTCTGGTAGGTGATTCCGTCGAAAGTCGCCTTGATGTCCTCGTTGCGCAGGACTTCCTGGTGGATCGGACGCCCGATGGTGCGCGAATCGTCGTCCATCGTGGCGAGCGCACCGGAAATCTGCGCGACCCCGATCCCGAGGCTCGGATCCCAGGCTTCGCCGATCTTGTCGCCCATCCAGCTGGCGAAGGCCTCGTTCAGCCAGATGTCGTCCCACCAGCGCGGGGTGACCAGATTGCCGAACCACTGGTGCGCCAGCTCGTGCGCGACGACGTTGCCGAAACTCGCCTTCTGCGAATTGGGCGCATCCTCGCCCATCAGCAGCAACGGGTCCATGTAGGTGATGAGCCCGGCGTTCTCCATCGCGCCGCCCATGATCGGCGAGGCGATCTGGTCGAGCTTTTCGTAAGGATATTCGATGCCGAAATAGTTCTCGAGCAGCCCGAGGATCTCGGGCGTTTCCGACAGGCCGTAAGCGAGCTTGTCTTCCTGCCCCGCGGTCGCGATGTGCCGCAGTTCGAGAGGCCTTTTCCTGACTTCGTTGGCCGGGACGGTCAGGCCCTTCTCGGTGAAATCACCGACCGCGAGCGCCACCAGATAGCTCGGCAGCGGCTTGGTCGGGGCGAAATCGTAGCGCACCCGGTCGCCTGCCAGCGGACGCTCGCGCACCAGCGGCGTATTGGCATAGGCCCACTGGTCCTTCGGCACGGTGATGGAGATCTGGTAGGGCGTCTTGTGGCGGGGTTCGTCGAAGCCAGGGAACATCCGCCGCGCATCGAACGGCTCCATCTGCGTCCACGCGTACCACTTGTCGCCGACCTGGACACGGTAGAGCCCCTCCGCGCCGACCCTGAACTGCGAGCTGTAGTCGAACACGAGCCGGTAGTCCCCGGCGGGCAGTTCGCGTGCGAAATCGAGCGCGGCGACGCCGGTGGTCAGGACCTGTTCGTAGGTCGCGCCGATCACGCTGCCATCGGACGCGACGGCGCTGACCGAGTGCATGTCGAGCCCCATCCCGTGCAGGTAGAGGCGGCTGGTCGCCTCGTTCAGCGTCATGTCGATTTCGGTGTGCCCGCTGAAGGTTTCCTTCGCCGGGTCGACGGCCATGTCGATGCGATAGGATCTGGGCGCGGCGCGATCGCTCAATTCGCCGACGGGCGGCTCTTCTGCGGCAATGGCTGCGGTGGTGGCGAAGAGCGAAGCGGACAGTGCGAGCACTGCGGAAAAGCGACGGCGCATACATTCTCCCGGAAAAGGAAAGGGCAAGCCGTCAGTCCCTCCGGCCCGCCCCGTCCGATAGCGCAACTGCTAACAGTTGAAACCGGTTTTGCAAGCGCCGACTGCGCCGCCTATTCCGCCACGGTCCAGCTGGTGACGATGCGGTTGGAAGGGCCGTCGGGCTCGATCACCACGATCGATCCGCGCGAGCGCAACCGCTCCGCCAGCGCTGCCACCGGCGCCTCCGGCCCCGCGAGCGAAACCGGGGTTCCGGTGCGCCGCGCCGCCCATTCGAGCAGGTGCAGTTGGTCGGTCGCGCTGTCGGGCACCTTGCCGTCTTCCACGGGGATGTCGGGCAGCGCGACCAGCGGCGGGCGCAGTTGCACGCTCCAGCCGGCCACGCTGGCGGAGATCCGCTGTTCGAGCGCGCGGTATCCGGACAATGTCAGCCCGTCGAGCGGCCTTGCCGTGACCATCGCGCGCCGGTTGCTCCGGTCGATCGTGACGTCTTCCTTGCCGACCCCGGCGACGAGCGCGAGCTCGCTGGTCATGGTCGCGATCTGGCGTTCGGTCGCGGCTTCCTGCTCGGCAGCGCGAGCCCGGGCAAGCTCGGCCTGCTCGGCAGCGCCCGGATTTGCGCCGACCCGGAACTGGTCGATCGACACGTTGGCATTTTCGCCGAGCTGGCGCTCGACTTCGGCAGTGACACTGGCATTGGCGCCCGACCGGAATTCCGGCGTCAGGACCGTCGCGGTGATGCCCACCGGACTGCTGTCCCAGTCGATCTCCAACGAGCTGATCCGTGCCTTGGGCGGAAAGGCAGCGGTGATCGCCGTGCGCGCGATGCGCGTCCCGTTCGTCTCGGTGACGATCTGTCGCAGCGACAGGAAAAGCGGAATGGCGAGCGCCACGAACACGACGAAGATCCCGATGCTCTGAAACCAGCCCTGCCGGCTCGAAAGCGTGGTCCTGAAGCCGTAAAGCCGCGCCATGACGGTTGCCGTCAATGCAATGGTCAGGAAGTTGGTCACGTAGAGCGCCAGTGCGCCGCCGAACACGGTCCAGTTGAGCGTCGCCAGGCCGAAACCGACGACCGCGAGCGGCGGCATGAGGGCGGTCGCGATGGCGACGCCGACGATTGTCCCCTCGCGCCCGCGGATCATCGCATAACTGCCGGCGAGCGAGGAAAACAGCGCCACCATCAGGTCGAAGATATTGGGCCGGGTGCGCGAGGCGATCTCCTCGGTGACCGTCTGTAGCGGCGAGACCAGCACGATAAGCGCGCTGAACCCGACCGCCACGATCGAACCGATGGCCAGCGACTTGGCGCTGATCCGCAGCCACTTCTGCTTGCCCGACGCCAGCGCGAATCCGACGCCGAGGATCGGGTTCATCAACGGCGAGAGCAGCATGGCCCCGATGACGACCGCGGGGGAACTGAGCAGCAGGCCCAGGATCGCGATGCCCGCCGACATCGTCGTCATGAAGATATAACGCGGCGTCGCCGGGCTTTCGGAAGCGATCTTGGCGATCACCGCCTGCTGGTCGATGCTGTCGCGCACGTCGCGCTGCCACCAGCCGCGGATCGGCGCGATGGCGCGGCCGATCGGACTGTAGACCCAGCTGGCGACCCGTTCCGCCTGTTCCATGGCGGTGGGATCGGGCCGACCGAGCGCTTCTTCTGCGGGCTCGCTATCGGCGCGTTGTTTGCCGGAGGTGGTCGTGGGGCTGTCCATGCGGCGGCGCGACTACAGCGGGTTGCCGTCCTGGTCGCGGAAAATCTCGCGCCGGCCGACGTGGTTGGCAGGGCCGACGAGGCCTTCGGACTCCATCCGCTCGATCCACTTGGCCGCCGTGTTGTAACCGACACCCATCTGCCGCTGGAGCCACGAACCCGATGCCTTCTGGTTCTCGATCACGATCTGGCAGGCCTGGCGATACTTGCGCTCGTCGGGATTGTCCGAGGCGGTGAACTCGTCCTCGAAGTTGAAGCCACCGCCATCTTCGGGCTCTTCGGTGACCGCATCGATGTAGTCCGGGCTGCCCTGGCCGCGCCAGTGGCTCGCCACTTCCTCGACTTCCTCGTCTGAGACGAACGGCCCGTGGACGCGCACCAGCGCCCCGGTCGACGGCTTGTAGAGCATGTCGCCGCGCCCGAGCAGCTGTTCCGCGCCCTGTTCGCCCAGGATGGTCCGGCTGTCGATCCGGCTGGTGACGTTGAAGCTGATGCGGGTCGGCAGGTTGGCCTTGATGACGCCGGTGATGACGTCGACCGAGGGGCGCTGCGTCGCCATGATCAGGTGGATGCCAGCCGCGCGCGACTTCTGGCTTAGGCGCTGGATCAGCACTTCGATTTCCTTGCCGACGGTGACCATCAGGTCGGCGAGCTCGTCGACGATCAGCACGATCTGCGGCAGCACCTCGTAATCGAGCTGTTCTTCCTCGAACAGTTCCTCGCCGGTGTCCGGGTCGAAGCCGGTCTGCACCCGGCGGCCCAGCGGCTTGCCCTTGGCGATCGCGGTCTTCACCCGGTCGTTGAAGCCGCCGATGTTGCGGGCGCCGATGCTCGACATCATGCGATAGCGGCGCTCCATTTCCTCGACCGCCCATTTCAGTGCGCGAACCGACTTGTGCGGCTCGGTCACGACCGGCGAGAGCAAGTGCGGGATATCGTCGTAGCTCTTGAGTTCGAGCACCTTGGGATCGATCAGGATCAAGCGGCATTCAGCCGGCGTGAACCGGTAGAGCAGGCTCATCAGGATGCAGTTCAGACCGACCGACTTGCCCGAACCGGTGGTCCCCGCGACCAGCAGGTGCGGCATGGCGGCAAGGTCGGCCACGATCGGCTCGCCCGCAATGTCCTTGCCCAGGATGATCGGCAGATTGCCCTTGTTGTCGGCGAAAGCCTCGCTCGCCATCAGCTCTTTCAGAGCGACCATCTGGCGATCGGCATTGGGCAGTTCGATGCCGAGCACGGTCTTGCCGGGAATCGACGAAACGCGCGCCGAGATCGCGCTCATGTTGCGGGCGATGTCCTCGGCGAGGCCGACCACGCGGCTCGCCTTGATCCCGGGTGCAGGCTCCAGCTCGTACATGGTCACGACCGGGCCGGTGCGGACAGCGGTGATCTCGCCCTTGACGTTGAAATCGTCGAGCACGTTCTCGAGCAGGCGCGCGTTGCGCTCCAGCGCCATCTTGTCGAGCTTGGGCGCATTGTTCGCCGGCGGATCGGTAAGCAGTTCCAGGCTCGGCAGCTCGTAATTGGCGAACAGGTCCTTCTGCTGCGCCTTGGGCTTGGCTTTCGCGGGCC containing:
- a CDS encoding FtsK/SpoIIIE family DNA translocase, whose protein sequence is MASRAMSRSNVDWRAAFRRSLRRAGQITGAGLLFALMVFIGLAVASYTQTDPSASTAASGNDIRNWMGAPGAWASDKLLYLFGLPGLLLLPFLYVAARNLIRGVEDEEDETDYRWWLPLGMLMLAIVLVGTVLALAIPGVGGSLPASLGGTAGLLGARVTEAIGARFGPEIEGWVVLGLATAWLAAGIALATRVFAIDWGRLFTLPNFLGNLFHRSSRVIEADAAYKPVKTRRVRKSETAEEDDEAATAIAPRRAPEITDPSAPPRPAKAKPKAQQKDLFANYELPSLELLTDPPANNAPKLDKMALERNARLLENVLDDFNVKGEITAVRTGPVVTMYELEPAPGIKASRVVGLAEDIARNMSAISARVSSIPGKTVLGIELPNADRQMVALKELMASEAFADNKGNLPIILGKDIAGEPIVADLAAMPHLLVAGTTGSGKSVGLNCILMSLLYRFTPAECRLILIDPKVLELKSYDDIPHLLSPVVTEPHKSVRALKWAVEEMERRYRMMSSIGARNIGGFNDRVKTAIAKGKPLGRRVQTGFDPDTGEELFEEEQLDYEVLPQIVLIVDELADLMVTVGKEIEVLIQRLSQKSRAAGIHLIMATQRPSVDVITGVIKANLPTRISFNVTSRIDSRTILGEQGAEQLLGRGDMLYKPSTGALVRVHGPFVSDEEVEEVASHWRGQGSPDYIDAVTEEPEDGGGFNFEDEFTASDNPDERKYRQACQIVIENQKASGSWLQRQMGVGYNTAAKWIERMESEGLVGPANHVGRREIFRDQDGNPL